DNA from Flavobacterium aestivum:
GAATCTCATTATGGACTGCCATAAATGTATTTGCCATCCTTATTATTTCCTTTTTTGCAGGACAATATGTTTTAAGCTTTTTTGGCATTAGTATTGATTCGTTACGAATTGCTGGAGGTTTAATCATTGTGAGTTCAGGATTCTCATTGCTTTCCGGAAAATTCAACAAAAAGAGAGGTATCAATAAAAAGATTGAAACCGATGCTCAAAAACGAAATGACATTGCATTAACACCTTTAGCAATACCAATGTTGGCAGGTCCTGGTTCTATTTCTTTACTTATTGCATTTTACCAAGAACACAATTCTACCAACGAACTCATTATCGCAACATTGGCTATATTTGCCATTGCTGTTGTTATTTTTATAATTCTAAGAAGTGCTCATTATCTTGCCAAACTTCTTGGTGCTTCAGGGATTGTTGC
Protein-coding regions in this window:
- a CDS encoding MarC family NAAT transporter codes for the protein MDLFIYLFAALFSVLNPIGTVPIFVGLTHGDSKSECSRISLWTAINVFAILIISFFAGQYVLSFFGISIDSLRIAGGLIIVSSGFSLLSGKFNKKRGINKKIETDAQKRNDIALTPLAIPMLAGPGSISLLIAFYQEHNSTNELIIATLAIFAIAVVIFIILRSAHYLAKLLGASGIVAISRIVGFIVIAIGIQYIISAIINIIKGNLS